The proteins below are encoded in one region of Diceros bicornis minor isolate mBicDic1 chromosome 14, mDicBic1.mat.cur, whole genome shotgun sequence:
- the RGL2 gene encoding ral guanine nucleotide dissociation stimulator-like 2 isoform X5: MLPRPLRLLWDTSPPGGVVLSSFRSRDPEEGGGPGGRGVGGGQEEEEEEEEDEAPVSIWDEEEDGAIFTVTSRQYGSLDPLAPMPPPRSSRRLRAGTLEALVRHLLDARTSGADVTFMSAFLATHRAFTSTSALLGLMADRLEALESSPSDELERTKGVAISVLSTWLASHPEDFGSEVKGQLDRLESFLLRTGYAAAEGVGGGSADLIRNLRSRVAPQAPDLPKPLALPGDPPADPTDVLVFLADHLAEQLTLLDAELFLNLVPSQCLGGLWGHRDRPGHSHLCPSVRATVTQFNKVAGAVVSSVLGATSTGEGPGEVTIRPLRPPQRARLLEKWIRVAEECRLLRNFSSVYAVVSALQSSPIHRLRAAWGEAARDSLRVFSSLCQIFSEEDNYSQSRELLLQEVKLQPSLEPNSKKAPRSGSRGGGVVPYLGTFLKDLVMLDAASKDELENGYINFDKRRKEFAVLSELRRLQNECRGYDLRPDPDIQQWLQGLRPLTEAQSHRVSCEVEPSGTSDPPAPRVLRPTLVISQWTEVLGSVGGPTPLISWDRPSVGGDEVPGTPAPLLTRLAQPPPLGLLEVTAAQPPVAPRSVGVQEKGPPGGLNMGEGGLGQKPLIAESSASRWSWGKMAVSTRASW, encoded by the exons ATGCTCCCGCGGCCCCTGCGGCTGCTTTGGGACACGAGCCCCCCCGGGGGAGTCGTGCTGAGCAGCTTCCGGAGCCGAGATCCCGAAGAGGGTGGGGGCCCAGGTGGCCGGGGCGTGGGCGgggggcaggaggaagaggaggaggaggaagaagacgaG GCCCCTGTGTCTATCtgggatgaggaggaggatggtGCCATCTTTACTGTCACAAGCCGCCAGTATGGGTCTCTTGATCCCTTG GCCCCAATGCCTCCCCCGCGTTCCTCCCGAAGGCTCCGAGCTGGCACTCTGGAGGCCCTCGTCAGACACCTGCTGGATGCCCGGACATCAGGGGCTGACGTGACCTTCATGTCAGCCTTCCTGGCCACCCACCGGGCCTTCACCTCCACATCTGCCCTGCTAGGGCTTATGGCTGACAG gctggAGGCCCTTGAATCTAGTCCTAGTGATGAACTAGAGAGGACAAAAGG GGTAGCCATCTCTGTACTGTCAACCTGGCTGGCCTCTCACCCTGAGGATTTTGGCTCTGAGGTCAAGGGTCAGCTTGACCGGCTTGAGAGCTTCTTGCTTCGGACAGGGTATGCAGCAGCGGAGGGTGTTGGGGGGGGCAGCGCTGACCTCATCCGCAACCTCCGGTCCCGGGTGGCCCCCCAGGCCCCCGACCTTCCTAAGCCCCTGGCTCTCCCCGGCGATCCCCCTGCTGACCCCACGGATGTCCTGGTGTTCCTCGCTGACCACTTGGCCGAACAGCTGACCCTGCTAGATGCG gagctGTTTCTCAATCTGGtcccctctcagtgcctgggggGCCTGTGGGGTCATAGAGACCGGCCGGGACATTCCCATCTCTGCCCATCTGTCCGAGCTACTGTCACACAGTTCAATAAGGTGGCAGGGGCAGTGgtcagctctgtcctgggggctACCTCAACTGGAGAGGGGCCTGGGGAGGTGACTATACGGCCACTCCGTCCCCCCCAGAGGGCCCGGCTCCTGGAGAAGTGGATCCGCGTGGCAGAG GAGTGCCGTCTGCTCCGAAACTTCTCTTCAGTTTATGCTGTTGTGTCGGCCCTGCAGTCCAGCCCCATCCATAGGCTTCGGGCAGCCTGGGGGGAAGCAGCCAG GGACAGTCTCAGAGTCTTCTCCAGCCTCTGCCAAATTTTCTCTGAGGAGGATAATTATTCTCAGAGCCGGGAGCTACTCCTGCAG GAGGTGAAGCTGCAGCCCTCTCTGGAGCCAAATTCCAAGAAGGCCCCGAGGTCTGGCTCCCGGGGTGGG GGTGTGGTCCCGTACCTTGGCACCTTCTTGAAGGACCTCGTGATGCTGGATGCGGCCTCCAAGGATGAGCTGGAG AACGGATACATCAATTTTGACAAGCGGAGGAAG GAGTTTGCTGTCCTTTCTGAGCTGCGGCGGCTCCAGAATGAATGTCGTGGCTATGACCTCCGACCCGACCCCGATATCCAGCAGTGGCTACAGGGGCTCCGGCCACTGACAGAGGCTCAGAG CCATCGTGTGTCCTGTGAGGTAGAGCCATCTGGTACCAGTGACCCTCCTGCCCCACGGGTGCTTCGGCCAACGTTGGTCATCTCGCAGTGGACAGA GGTTCTGGGCTCTGTTGGGGGTCCCACCCCTCTTATCTCCTGGGACCGGCCCAGTGTGGGGGGAGATGAGGTGCCTGGAACCCCTGCTCCTCTGCTGACCCGGCTGGCCCAG cctcctcccctagGCCTTCTCGAGGTCACCGCCGCTCAGCCTCCTGTGGCTCCCCGCTCAGTGGGGGTACAGGAGAAGGGGCCTCCAGGGGGACTGAATATGGGGGAGGGGGGTCTGGGCCAGAAGCCTCTGATTGCCGAATCATCCGCGTCCAGATGGAGCTGGGGGAAGATGGCAGTGTCTACAAGAGCATCTTG GTGA
- the RGL2 gene encoding ral guanine nucleotide dissociation stimulator-like 2 isoform X1, which translates to MLPRPLRLLWDTSPPGGVVLSSFRSRDPEEGGGPGGRGVGGGQEEEEEEEEDEAPVSIWDEEEDGAIFTVTSRQYGSLDPLAPMPPPRSSRRLRAGTLEALVRHLLDARTSGADVTFMSAFLATHRAFTSTSALLGLMADRLEALESSPSDELERTKGVAISVLSTWLASHPEDFGSEVKGQLDRLESFLLRTGYAAAEGVGGGSADLIRNLRSRVAPQAPDLPKPLALPGDPPADPTDVLVFLADHLAEQLTLLDAELFLNLVPSQCLGGLWGHRDRPGHSHLCPSVRATVTQFNKVAGAVVSSVLGATSTGEGPGEVTIRPLRPPQRARLLEKWIRVAEECRLLRNFSSVYAVVSALQSSPIHRLRAAWGEAARDSLRVFSSLCQIFSEEDNYSQSRELLLQEVKLQPSLEPNSKKAPRSGSRGGGVVPYLGTFLKDLVMLDAASKDELENGYINFDKRRKEFAVLSELRRLQNECRGYDLRPDPDIQQWLQGLRPLTEAQSHRVSCEVEPSGTSDPPAPRVLRPTLVISQWTEVLGSVGGPTPLISWDRPSVGGDEVPGTPAPLLTRLAQHMKWPSVSSLDTALESTPSLHSPADPSHLSPPASSPRPSRGHRRSASCGSPLSGGTGEGASRGTEYGGGGSGPEASDCRIIRVQMELGEDGSVYKSILVTSQDKAPSVISRVLKKNNRDSAVASEYELVQLLPGERELTIPPSANVFYAMDGASHDFLLRQRRRPSTTTLGLTGSSSASGTPPSEGGGGSFPRIKATGRKIARALF; encoded by the exons ATGCTCCCGCGGCCCCTGCGGCTGCTTTGGGACACGAGCCCCCCCGGGGGAGTCGTGCTGAGCAGCTTCCGGAGCCGAGATCCCGAAGAGGGTGGGGGCCCAGGTGGCCGGGGCGTGGGCGgggggcaggaggaagaggaggaggaggaagaagacgaG GCCCCTGTGTCTATCtgggatgaggaggaggatggtGCCATCTTTACTGTCACAAGCCGCCAGTATGGGTCTCTTGATCCCTTG GCCCCAATGCCTCCCCCGCGTTCCTCCCGAAGGCTCCGAGCTGGCACTCTGGAGGCCCTCGTCAGACACCTGCTGGATGCCCGGACATCAGGGGCTGACGTGACCTTCATGTCAGCCTTCCTGGCCACCCACCGGGCCTTCACCTCCACATCTGCCCTGCTAGGGCTTATGGCTGACAG gctggAGGCCCTTGAATCTAGTCCTAGTGATGAACTAGAGAGGACAAAAGG GGTAGCCATCTCTGTACTGTCAACCTGGCTGGCCTCTCACCCTGAGGATTTTGGCTCTGAGGTCAAGGGTCAGCTTGACCGGCTTGAGAGCTTCTTGCTTCGGACAGGGTATGCAGCAGCGGAGGGTGTTGGGGGGGGCAGCGCTGACCTCATCCGCAACCTCCGGTCCCGGGTGGCCCCCCAGGCCCCCGACCTTCCTAAGCCCCTGGCTCTCCCCGGCGATCCCCCTGCTGACCCCACGGATGTCCTGGTGTTCCTCGCTGACCACTTGGCCGAACAGCTGACCCTGCTAGATGCG gagctGTTTCTCAATCTGGtcccctctcagtgcctgggggGCCTGTGGGGTCATAGAGACCGGCCGGGACATTCCCATCTCTGCCCATCTGTCCGAGCTACTGTCACACAGTTCAATAAGGTGGCAGGGGCAGTGgtcagctctgtcctgggggctACCTCAACTGGAGAGGGGCCTGGGGAGGTGACTATACGGCCACTCCGTCCCCCCCAGAGGGCCCGGCTCCTGGAGAAGTGGATCCGCGTGGCAGAG GAGTGCCGTCTGCTCCGAAACTTCTCTTCAGTTTATGCTGTTGTGTCGGCCCTGCAGTCCAGCCCCATCCATAGGCTTCGGGCAGCCTGGGGGGAAGCAGCCAG GGACAGTCTCAGAGTCTTCTCCAGCCTCTGCCAAATTTTCTCTGAGGAGGATAATTATTCTCAGAGCCGGGAGCTACTCCTGCAG GAGGTGAAGCTGCAGCCCTCTCTGGAGCCAAATTCCAAGAAGGCCCCGAGGTCTGGCTCCCGGGGTGGG GGTGTGGTCCCGTACCTTGGCACCTTCTTGAAGGACCTCGTGATGCTGGATGCGGCCTCCAAGGATGAGCTGGAG AACGGATACATCAATTTTGACAAGCGGAGGAAG GAGTTTGCTGTCCTTTCTGAGCTGCGGCGGCTCCAGAATGAATGTCGTGGCTATGACCTCCGACCCGACCCCGATATCCAGCAGTGGCTACAGGGGCTCCGGCCACTGACAGAGGCTCAGAG CCATCGTGTGTCCTGTGAGGTAGAGCCATCTGGTACCAGTGACCCTCCTGCCCCACGGGTGCTTCGGCCAACGTTGGTCATCTCGCAGTGGACAGA GGTTCTGGGCTCTGTTGGGGGTCCCACCCCTCTTATCTCCTGGGACCGGCCCAGTGTGGGGGGAGATGAGGTGCCTGGAACCCCTGCTCCTCTGCTGACCCGGCTGGCCCAG CACATGAAGTGGCCGTCTGTCTCATCTCTGGACACTGCCCTGGAAAGCACTCCATCCCTGCACAGTCCGGCTGACCCCAGCCACCTctctcccccagcctcctcccctagGCCTTCTCGAGGTCACCGCCGCTCAGCCTCCTGTGGCTCCCCGCTCAGTGGGGGTACAGGAGAAGGGGCCTCCAGGGGGACTGAATATGGGGGAGGGGGGTCTGGGCCAGAAGCCTCTGATTGCCGAATCATCCGCGTCCAGATGGAGCTGGGGGAAGATGGCAGTGTCTACAAGAGCATCTTG GTGACAAGCCAGGACAAGGCTCCAAGTGTCATCAGTCGTGTCCTTAAGAAAAACAATCGTGATTCTGCAGTGGCTTCGGAGTATGAGCTAGTGCAGCTGCTACCAGGGGAGCGAG AGCTGACCATCCCACCCTCGGCTAATGTTTTCTATGCTATGGATGGAGCTTCACACGATTTCCTCCTGCGGCAACGGCGAAGGCCCTCGACTACTACACTGGGCCTCACCGGCAGTTCCTCTGCCTCAGGAACTCCCCcaagcgagggaggagggggttcctTTCCCAGGATCAAGGCCACAGGGAGGAAGATTGCCCGGGCACTGTTCTGA
- the RGL2 gene encoding ral guanine nucleotide dissociation stimulator-like 2 isoform X3: MVRAGRRIWALRRGQKLDLGPRGPGLLGPEAGPLCLSGMRRRMVPSLLSQAASMGLLIPWVAISVLSTWLASHPEDFGSEVKGQLDRLESFLLRTGYAAAEGVGGGSADLIRNLRSRVAPQAPDLPKPLALPGDPPADPTDVLVFLADHLAEQLTLLDAELFLNLVPSQCLGGLWGHRDRPGHSHLCPSVRATVTQFNKVAGAVVSSVLGATSTGEGPGEVTIRPLRPPQRARLLEKWIRVAEECRLLRNFSSVYAVVSALQSSPIHRLRAAWGEAARDSLRVFSSLCQIFSEEDNYSQSRELLLQEVKLQPSLEPNSKKAPRSGSRGGGVVPYLGTFLKDLVMLDAASKDELENGYINFDKRRKEFAVLSELRRLQNECRGYDLRPDPDIQQWLQGLRPLTEAQSHRVSCEVEPSGTSDPPAPRVLRPTLVISQWTEVLGSVGGPTPLISWDRPSVGGDEVPGTPAPLLTRLAQHMKWPSVSSLDTALESTPSLHSPADPSHLSPPASSPRPSRGHRRSASCGSPLSGGTGEGASRGTEYGGGGSGPEASDCRIIRVQMELGEDGSVYKSILVTSQDKAPSVISRVLKKNNRDSAVASEYELVQLLPGERELTIPPSANVFYAMDGASHDFLLRQRRRPSTTTLGLTGSSSASGTPPSEGGGGSFPRIKATGRKIARALF, translated from the exons ATGGTGCGGGCCGGGCGCAGGATTTGGGCCCTCAGGAGGGGCCAGAAGTTGGATTTGGGGCCCCGAGgccctggactcctgggtccaGAGGCTGG GCCCCTGTGTCTATCtgggatgaggaggaggatggtGCCATCTTTACTGTCACAAGCCGCCAGTATGGGTCTCTTGATCCCTTG GGTAGCCATCTCTGTACTGTCAACCTGGCTGGCCTCTCACCCTGAGGATTTTGGCTCTGAGGTCAAGGGTCAGCTTGACCGGCTTGAGAGCTTCTTGCTTCGGACAGGGTATGCAGCAGCGGAGGGTGTTGGGGGGGGCAGCGCTGACCTCATCCGCAACCTCCGGTCCCGGGTGGCCCCCCAGGCCCCCGACCTTCCTAAGCCCCTGGCTCTCCCCGGCGATCCCCCTGCTGACCCCACGGATGTCCTGGTGTTCCTCGCTGACCACTTGGCCGAACAGCTGACCCTGCTAGATGCG gagctGTTTCTCAATCTGGtcccctctcagtgcctgggggGCCTGTGGGGTCATAGAGACCGGCCGGGACATTCCCATCTCTGCCCATCTGTCCGAGCTACTGTCACACAGTTCAATAAGGTGGCAGGGGCAGTGgtcagctctgtcctgggggctACCTCAACTGGAGAGGGGCCTGGGGAGGTGACTATACGGCCACTCCGTCCCCCCCAGAGGGCCCGGCTCCTGGAGAAGTGGATCCGCGTGGCAGAG GAGTGCCGTCTGCTCCGAAACTTCTCTTCAGTTTATGCTGTTGTGTCGGCCCTGCAGTCCAGCCCCATCCATAGGCTTCGGGCAGCCTGGGGGGAAGCAGCCAG GGACAGTCTCAGAGTCTTCTCCAGCCTCTGCCAAATTTTCTCTGAGGAGGATAATTATTCTCAGAGCCGGGAGCTACTCCTGCAG GAGGTGAAGCTGCAGCCCTCTCTGGAGCCAAATTCCAAGAAGGCCCCGAGGTCTGGCTCCCGGGGTGGG GGTGTGGTCCCGTACCTTGGCACCTTCTTGAAGGACCTCGTGATGCTGGATGCGGCCTCCAAGGATGAGCTGGAG AACGGATACATCAATTTTGACAAGCGGAGGAAG GAGTTTGCTGTCCTTTCTGAGCTGCGGCGGCTCCAGAATGAATGTCGTGGCTATGACCTCCGACCCGACCCCGATATCCAGCAGTGGCTACAGGGGCTCCGGCCACTGACAGAGGCTCAGAG CCATCGTGTGTCCTGTGAGGTAGAGCCATCTGGTACCAGTGACCCTCCTGCCCCACGGGTGCTTCGGCCAACGTTGGTCATCTCGCAGTGGACAGA GGTTCTGGGCTCTGTTGGGGGTCCCACCCCTCTTATCTCCTGGGACCGGCCCAGTGTGGGGGGAGATGAGGTGCCTGGAACCCCTGCTCCTCTGCTGACCCGGCTGGCCCAG CACATGAAGTGGCCGTCTGTCTCATCTCTGGACACTGCCCTGGAAAGCACTCCATCCCTGCACAGTCCGGCTGACCCCAGCCACCTctctcccccagcctcctcccctagGCCTTCTCGAGGTCACCGCCGCTCAGCCTCCTGTGGCTCCCCGCTCAGTGGGGGTACAGGAGAAGGGGCCTCCAGGGGGACTGAATATGGGGGAGGGGGGTCTGGGCCAGAAGCCTCTGATTGCCGAATCATCCGCGTCCAGATGGAGCTGGGGGAAGATGGCAGTGTCTACAAGAGCATCTTG GTGACAAGCCAGGACAAGGCTCCAAGTGTCATCAGTCGTGTCCTTAAGAAAAACAATCGTGATTCTGCAGTGGCTTCGGAGTATGAGCTAGTGCAGCTGCTACCAGGGGAGCGAG AGCTGACCATCCCACCCTCGGCTAATGTTTTCTATGCTATGGATGGAGCTTCACACGATTTCCTCCTGCGGCAACGGCGAAGGCCCTCGACTACTACACTGGGCCTCACCGGCAGTTCCTCTGCCTCAGGAACTCCCCcaagcgagggaggagggggttcctTTCCCAGGATCAAGGCCACAGGGAGGAAGATTGCCCGGGCACTGTTCTGA
- the RGL2 gene encoding ral guanine nucleotide dissociation stimulator-like 2 isoform X4 — protein MRRRMVPSLLSQAASMGLLIPWVAISVLSTWLASHPEDFGSEVKGQLDRLESFLLRTGYAAAEGVGGGSADLIRNLRSRVAPQAPDLPKPLALPGDPPADPTDVLVFLADHLAEQLTLLDAELFLNLVPSQCLGGLWGHRDRPGHSHLCPSVRATVTQFNKVAGAVVSSVLGATSTGEGPGEVTIRPLRPPQRARLLEKWIRVAEECRLLRNFSSVYAVVSALQSSPIHRLRAAWGEAARDSLRVFSSLCQIFSEEDNYSQSRELLLQEVKLQPSLEPNSKKAPRSGSRGGGVVPYLGTFLKDLVMLDAASKDELENGYINFDKRRKEFAVLSELRRLQNECRGYDLRPDPDIQQWLQGLRPLTEAQSHRVSCEVEPSGTSDPPAPRVLRPTLVISQWTEVLGSVGGPTPLISWDRPSVGGDEVPGTPAPLLTRLAQHMKWPSVSSLDTALESTPSLHSPADPSHLSPPASSPRPSRGHRRSASCGSPLSGGTGEGASRGTEYGGGGSGPEASDCRIIRVQMELGEDGSVYKSILVTSQDKAPSVISRVLKKNNRDSAVASEYELVQLLPGERELTIPPSANVFYAMDGASHDFLLRQRRRPSTTTLGLTGSSSASGTPPSEGGGGSFPRIKATGRKIARALF, from the exons atgaggaggaggatggtGCCATCTTTACTGTCACAAGCCGCCAGTATGGGTCTCTTGATCCCTTG GGTAGCCATCTCTGTACTGTCAACCTGGCTGGCCTCTCACCCTGAGGATTTTGGCTCTGAGGTCAAGGGTCAGCTTGACCGGCTTGAGAGCTTCTTGCTTCGGACAGGGTATGCAGCAGCGGAGGGTGTTGGGGGGGGCAGCGCTGACCTCATCCGCAACCTCCGGTCCCGGGTGGCCCCCCAGGCCCCCGACCTTCCTAAGCCCCTGGCTCTCCCCGGCGATCCCCCTGCTGACCCCACGGATGTCCTGGTGTTCCTCGCTGACCACTTGGCCGAACAGCTGACCCTGCTAGATGCG gagctGTTTCTCAATCTGGtcccctctcagtgcctgggggGCCTGTGGGGTCATAGAGACCGGCCGGGACATTCCCATCTCTGCCCATCTGTCCGAGCTACTGTCACACAGTTCAATAAGGTGGCAGGGGCAGTGgtcagctctgtcctgggggctACCTCAACTGGAGAGGGGCCTGGGGAGGTGACTATACGGCCACTCCGTCCCCCCCAGAGGGCCCGGCTCCTGGAGAAGTGGATCCGCGTGGCAGAG GAGTGCCGTCTGCTCCGAAACTTCTCTTCAGTTTATGCTGTTGTGTCGGCCCTGCAGTCCAGCCCCATCCATAGGCTTCGGGCAGCCTGGGGGGAAGCAGCCAG GGACAGTCTCAGAGTCTTCTCCAGCCTCTGCCAAATTTTCTCTGAGGAGGATAATTATTCTCAGAGCCGGGAGCTACTCCTGCAG GAGGTGAAGCTGCAGCCCTCTCTGGAGCCAAATTCCAAGAAGGCCCCGAGGTCTGGCTCCCGGGGTGGG GGTGTGGTCCCGTACCTTGGCACCTTCTTGAAGGACCTCGTGATGCTGGATGCGGCCTCCAAGGATGAGCTGGAG AACGGATACATCAATTTTGACAAGCGGAGGAAG GAGTTTGCTGTCCTTTCTGAGCTGCGGCGGCTCCAGAATGAATGTCGTGGCTATGACCTCCGACCCGACCCCGATATCCAGCAGTGGCTACAGGGGCTCCGGCCACTGACAGAGGCTCAGAG CCATCGTGTGTCCTGTGAGGTAGAGCCATCTGGTACCAGTGACCCTCCTGCCCCACGGGTGCTTCGGCCAACGTTGGTCATCTCGCAGTGGACAGA GGTTCTGGGCTCTGTTGGGGGTCCCACCCCTCTTATCTCCTGGGACCGGCCCAGTGTGGGGGGAGATGAGGTGCCTGGAACCCCTGCTCCTCTGCTGACCCGGCTGGCCCAG CACATGAAGTGGCCGTCTGTCTCATCTCTGGACACTGCCCTGGAAAGCACTCCATCCCTGCACAGTCCGGCTGACCCCAGCCACCTctctcccccagcctcctcccctagGCCTTCTCGAGGTCACCGCCGCTCAGCCTCCTGTGGCTCCCCGCTCAGTGGGGGTACAGGAGAAGGGGCCTCCAGGGGGACTGAATATGGGGGAGGGGGGTCTGGGCCAGAAGCCTCTGATTGCCGAATCATCCGCGTCCAGATGGAGCTGGGGGAAGATGGCAGTGTCTACAAGAGCATCTTG GTGACAAGCCAGGACAAGGCTCCAAGTGTCATCAGTCGTGTCCTTAAGAAAAACAATCGTGATTCTGCAGTGGCTTCGGAGTATGAGCTAGTGCAGCTGCTACCAGGGGAGCGAG AGCTGACCATCCCACCCTCGGCTAATGTTTTCTATGCTATGGATGGAGCTTCACACGATTTCCTCCTGCGGCAACGGCGAAGGCCCTCGACTACTACACTGGGCCTCACCGGCAGTTCCTCTGCCTCAGGAACTCCCCcaagcgagggaggagggggttcctTTCCCAGGATCAAGGCCACAGGGAGGAAGATTGCCCGGGCACTGTTCTGA
- the RGL2 gene encoding ral guanine nucleotide dissociation stimulator-like 2 isoform X2: MPPPRSSRRLRAGTLEALVRHLLDARTSGADVTFMSAFLATHRAFTSTSALLGLMADRLEALESSPSDELERTKGVAISVLSTWLASHPEDFGSEVKGQLDRLESFLLRTGYAAAEGVGGGSADLIRNLRSRVAPQAPDLPKPLALPGDPPADPTDVLVFLADHLAEQLTLLDAELFLNLVPSQCLGGLWGHRDRPGHSHLCPSVRATVTQFNKVAGAVVSSVLGATSTGEGPGEVTIRPLRPPQRARLLEKWIRVAEECRLLRNFSSVYAVVSALQSSPIHRLRAAWGEAARDSLRVFSSLCQIFSEEDNYSQSRELLLQEVKLQPSLEPNSKKAPRSGSRGGGVVPYLGTFLKDLVMLDAASKDELENGYINFDKRRKEFAVLSELRRLQNECRGYDLRPDPDIQQWLQGLRPLTEAQSHRVSCEVEPSGTSDPPAPRVLRPTLVISQWTEVLGSVGGPTPLISWDRPSVGGDEVPGTPAPLLTRLAQHMKWPSVSSLDTALESTPSLHSPADPSHLSPPASSPRPSRGHRRSASCGSPLSGGTGEGASRGTEYGGGGSGPEASDCRIIRVQMELGEDGSVYKSILVTSQDKAPSVISRVLKKNNRDSAVASEYELVQLLPGERELTIPPSANVFYAMDGASHDFLLRQRRRPSTTTLGLTGSSSASGTPPSEGGGGSFPRIKATGRKIARALF, encoded by the exons ATGCCTCCCCCGCGTTCCTCCCGAAGGCTCCGAGCTGGCACTCTGGAGGCCCTCGTCAGACACCTGCTGGATGCCCGGACATCAGGGGCTGACGTGACCTTCATGTCAGCCTTCCTGGCCACCCACCGGGCCTTCACCTCCACATCTGCCCTGCTAGGGCTTATGGCTGACAG gctggAGGCCCTTGAATCTAGTCCTAGTGATGAACTAGAGAGGACAAAAGG GGTAGCCATCTCTGTACTGTCAACCTGGCTGGCCTCTCACCCTGAGGATTTTGGCTCTGAGGTCAAGGGTCAGCTTGACCGGCTTGAGAGCTTCTTGCTTCGGACAGGGTATGCAGCAGCGGAGGGTGTTGGGGGGGGCAGCGCTGACCTCATCCGCAACCTCCGGTCCCGGGTGGCCCCCCAGGCCCCCGACCTTCCTAAGCCCCTGGCTCTCCCCGGCGATCCCCCTGCTGACCCCACGGATGTCCTGGTGTTCCTCGCTGACCACTTGGCCGAACAGCTGACCCTGCTAGATGCG gagctGTTTCTCAATCTGGtcccctctcagtgcctgggggGCCTGTGGGGTCATAGAGACCGGCCGGGACATTCCCATCTCTGCCCATCTGTCCGAGCTACTGTCACACAGTTCAATAAGGTGGCAGGGGCAGTGgtcagctctgtcctgggggctACCTCAACTGGAGAGGGGCCTGGGGAGGTGACTATACGGCCACTCCGTCCCCCCCAGAGGGCCCGGCTCCTGGAGAAGTGGATCCGCGTGGCAGAG GAGTGCCGTCTGCTCCGAAACTTCTCTTCAGTTTATGCTGTTGTGTCGGCCCTGCAGTCCAGCCCCATCCATAGGCTTCGGGCAGCCTGGGGGGAAGCAGCCAG GGACAGTCTCAGAGTCTTCTCCAGCCTCTGCCAAATTTTCTCTGAGGAGGATAATTATTCTCAGAGCCGGGAGCTACTCCTGCAG GAGGTGAAGCTGCAGCCCTCTCTGGAGCCAAATTCCAAGAAGGCCCCGAGGTCTGGCTCCCGGGGTGGG GGTGTGGTCCCGTACCTTGGCACCTTCTTGAAGGACCTCGTGATGCTGGATGCGGCCTCCAAGGATGAGCTGGAG AACGGATACATCAATTTTGACAAGCGGAGGAAG GAGTTTGCTGTCCTTTCTGAGCTGCGGCGGCTCCAGAATGAATGTCGTGGCTATGACCTCCGACCCGACCCCGATATCCAGCAGTGGCTACAGGGGCTCCGGCCACTGACAGAGGCTCAGAG CCATCGTGTGTCCTGTGAGGTAGAGCCATCTGGTACCAGTGACCCTCCTGCCCCACGGGTGCTTCGGCCAACGTTGGTCATCTCGCAGTGGACAGA GGTTCTGGGCTCTGTTGGGGGTCCCACCCCTCTTATCTCCTGGGACCGGCCCAGTGTGGGGGGAGATGAGGTGCCTGGAACCCCTGCTCCTCTGCTGACCCGGCTGGCCCAG CACATGAAGTGGCCGTCTGTCTCATCTCTGGACACTGCCCTGGAAAGCACTCCATCCCTGCACAGTCCGGCTGACCCCAGCCACCTctctcccccagcctcctcccctagGCCTTCTCGAGGTCACCGCCGCTCAGCCTCCTGTGGCTCCCCGCTCAGTGGGGGTACAGGAGAAGGGGCCTCCAGGGGGACTGAATATGGGGGAGGGGGGTCTGGGCCAGAAGCCTCTGATTGCCGAATCATCCGCGTCCAGATGGAGCTGGGGGAAGATGGCAGTGTCTACAAGAGCATCTTG GTGACAAGCCAGGACAAGGCTCCAAGTGTCATCAGTCGTGTCCTTAAGAAAAACAATCGTGATTCTGCAGTGGCTTCGGAGTATGAGCTAGTGCAGCTGCTACCAGGGGAGCGAG AGCTGACCATCCCACCCTCGGCTAATGTTTTCTATGCTATGGATGGAGCTTCACACGATTTCCTCCTGCGGCAACGGCGAAGGCCCTCGACTACTACACTGGGCCTCACCGGCAGTTCCTCTGCCTCAGGAACTCCCCcaagcgagggaggagggggttcctTTCCCAGGATCAAGGCCACAGGGAGGAAGATTGCCCGGGCACTGTTCTGA
- the PFDN6 gene encoding prefoldin subunit 6, with protein sequence MAELIQKKLQGEVEKYQQLQKDLSKSMSGRQKLEAQLTENNIVKEELALLDGSNVVFKLLGPVLVKQELGEARATVGKRLDYITAEIKRYESQLRDLERQSEQQRETLAQLQQEFQRAQAAKAGAPGKA encoded by the exons ATGGCAGAGCTGATCCAGAAGAAGCTACAGGGAGAAGTGGAGAAATACCAACAGCTACAGAAGG ACTTGAGTAAATCCATGTCAGGGCGGCAGAAACTTGAGGCACAACTAACAGAAAATAATATCGTGAAGGAG GAACTGGCCCTGCTGGATGGGTCCAACGTGGTCTTTAAACTTCTGGGTCCTGTGCTGGTCaaacaggagctgggggaggctcGGGCCACAGTGGGGAAGAGGCTGGACTACATCACAGCTGAAAT TAAGCGATATGAATCCCAGCTCCGGGACCTCGAGCGGCAGTCAGAGCAACAGAGGGAGACCCTTGCCCAGCTGCAGCAGGAGTTCCAGCGGGCCCAGGCAGCAAAGGCAGGGGCTCCTGGGAAGGCCTGA